The genome window CCTGATCCAGGTCGCTGCCCGCCAGCTCGATCGCCCGGCCCATGCCCACGATGCTCGCGACGTTTTCCGTGCCCGCACGTCGGCCGCGTTCGTGGTGCCCGCCGCGGATCAGCGGCACGATCTTGGTGCGCGGACGGACGTAGAGCAGGCCGATCCCCTTGGGCCCGTAAAATTTGTGCGCGGACAGCGAGAGCAGATCGACGCCCAGCTCGTCCACATCGATCCGCAGCTTGCCGCCGGCCTGTACCGCGTCGCAATGAAAGATCACGCCGCGTTCGCGGCAGATCCGGCCGATCTCGGCGATCGGCTGGATCGTGCCCACCTCGTTGTTGGCGGCCATGATCGAGACCAAAACCGTGTCGTCGCGGATCAGCTCGGCCACGCGCTCGGGGTTGACCCGGCCTTGGGCGTCGACCTCCACGAACGAGACCTCGGCCAGTCCGCGGCGAGCCAGATGCTTGGCCACGTTGAACACAGCGTGATGTTCGATCTGGGAGACGATCAGATGGCGTCCCTTGCGCTGGTTGGCCTCGAGCACGCCGCCCAGCGCCCAGTTGTCCGCCTCGGTCCCGCCGGAGGTGAACACGATATCTTTGGGATCGCAGCCCAGGTACGCGGACAGCTGTTGACGCGAGC of Candidatus Alcyoniella australis contains these proteins:
- a CDS encoding cysteine desulfurase family protein, translated to SRQQLSAYLGCDPKDIVFTSGGTEADNWALGGVLEANQRKGRHLIVSQIEHHAVFNVAKHLARRGLAEVSFVEVDAQGRVNPERVAELIRDDTVLVSIMAANNEVGTIQPIAEIGRICRERGVIFHCDAVQAGGKLRIDVDELGVDLLSLSAHKFYGPKGIGLLYVRPRTKIVPLIRGGHHERGRRAGTENVASIVGMGRAIELAGSDLDQENARLAAMRDRFEAQLKQKIGYLVFNGHPQLRLSNTSNVTFAFVEGEAMLLHLDMRGIAISTGSACTSETLGASHVLAAMGLPPEFANGAVRFSLGRHNTDEQLDATVEALVEIVGRLREMSPLWDKLQKGTYDPAEFDKLSCYFCSDEGEDAD